In one window of Leptospirales bacterium DNA:
- a CDS encoding MBL fold metallo-hydrolase yields the protein MHIQTFFEEDTATACYVVSDDQGRAAIIDSVLEFEAASAVITTRFADMLIEYVRRRKLRVEWILETHVHADHLSAAWYIKEQIGGKIGIGEHIREVLHYWVPLFRAEDETPLDGSQFDHLFADGERFQIGSLEVEALHTPGHTPACVSYRIEDAVFVGDTIFMPYVGTARTDFPGGDAGSLYDSIRTRILALPDTTRIFTGHDYPPAGQAPAWQSTVAEQRRTNLLLADGVERSEYIARRNERDRGKAAPRLLLPSLQVNLRAGRLPRAAGNGQRYLQIPLRGAWAAAQNADGSSAEMQSARARSRR from the coding sequence ATGCACATACAAACGTTTTTTGAAGAGGATACGGCGACAGCTTGCTATGTCGTTTCCGACGACCAGGGACGCGCAGCAATCATAGACTCCGTCCTGGAATTTGAAGCCGCCAGCGCTGTCATCACTACGCGTTTCGCAGACATGCTGATTGAGTATGTTCGTCGTCGCAAATTGCGCGTAGAATGGATACTGGAAACGCATGTTCACGCCGATCATCTCAGCGCAGCGTGGTATATCAAAGAACAGATTGGAGGCAAGATTGGTATTGGCGAACACATTCGAGAGGTATTGCACTACTGGGTTCCGTTGTTTCGGGCGGAGGATGAAACGCCACTGGACGGCAGTCAGTTCGATCATCTCTTTGCGGACGGCGAACGCTTTCAGATTGGCAGTCTCGAAGTCGAAGCGCTGCACACTCCCGGTCATACGCCGGCCTGTGTAAGCTACCGCATTGAGGATGCAGTTTTCGTCGGCGACACAATCTTTATGCCCTACGTGGGCACGGCCCGAACCGATTTCCCAGGCGGCGATGCCGGATCGCTCTATGATTCCATTCGCACGCGGATCCTGGCGCTTCCCGACACGACGCGCATTTTCACCGGTCACGATTACCCGCCGGCAGGCCAGGCCCCAGCCTGGCAGAGCACAGTCGCCGAGCAGCGGCGGACCAATCTGCTGCTGGCCGACGGCGTTGAACGCAGCGAGTACATCGCCCGGCGCAATGAACGCGATCGCGGCAAGGCGGCGCCGCGTTTGCTCTTACCCTCTTTGCAGGTGAATTTGCGAGCCGGTCGTCTGCCGAGGGCTGCGGGCAACGGACAGCGCTATTTGCAAATACCATTGCGCGGCGCCTGGGCGGCGGCCCAGAATGCCGACGGATCATCCGCCGAAATGCAGAGCGCTCGTGCCAGGAGCCGGCGCTAG
- a CDS encoding sulfite exporter TauE/SafE family protein, with amino-acid sequence MSAEPVLFFNAWSMLGFALSTGVGIALGMLGGGGSILATPLLVYVFALPAEDAMGYSLAVAGAGALAGAIRYYRQGLVDLRRGLAFAAPSILAVYLARAYLTPAIPELLNIGGWQISKRSLLLGAFILVMLLAATAMLSRRLAMREGRLCTGLCYGVLGAEGLLIGAFTGMIGAGGGFLIVPVLTRLARLEIRQAVGTSLLIIALSSLLGFGGEIQRSAGIQWSFLGVLVCSTVIGIWIGVRLGSRAPADALRRGFGVFTLLTALAMAFAEFIAPHLFS; translated from the coding sequence TTGTCTGCTGAGCCAGTGCTATTCTTCAACGCCTGGTCGATGCTTGGCTTCGCTCTGTCTACCGGCGTCGGCATTGCTCTGGGCATGCTGGGCGGCGGCGGTTCGATCCTGGCCACGCCGCTGTTGGTTTACGTCTTCGCCTTGCCTGCCGAGGATGCAATGGGTTATTCGTTGGCTGTGGCCGGCGCCGGAGCGCTGGCCGGCGCCATTCGCTACTATCGGCAGGGGCTGGTAGATTTACGTCGAGGACTGGCCTTTGCTGCGCCCTCAATTCTTGCCGTCTATCTGGCGCGCGCCTATCTGACGCCGGCGATCCCGGAGTTGCTGAACATCGGCGGCTGGCAGATCAGCAAGCGATCGCTGCTTCTGGGCGCCTTTATTCTGGTCATGCTTCTGGCAGCGACGGCGATGCTCTCGCGGCGCCTGGCAATGCGCGAAGGGCGTCTCTGCACTGGTCTGTGCTATGGCGTGCTTGGCGCTGAAGGATTGCTGATTGGCGCTTTTACCGGAATGATTGGCGCCGGCGGCGGCTTTCTGATTGTCCCAGTACTTACGCGCCTGGCGCGCCTCGAAATTCGTCAGGCGGTTGGCACCTCGCTCTTGATCATTGCGCTCAGTTCCTTGCTGGGTTTTGGCGGAGAAATTCAGCGCAGCGCTGGGATCCAGTGGAGCTTCCTGGGCGTTCTGGTTTGCAGCACCGTAATTGGCATCTGGATCGGCGTTCGCCTGGGCTCGCGCGCGCCGGCCGATGCCTTGCGCCGCGGCTTTGGCGTCTTCACGCTATTGACCGCGCTCGCTATGGCCTTTGCCGAATTTATCGCGCCGCATCTCTTTTCGTGA
- a CDS encoding GNAT family N-acetyltransferase: protein MSGMTMKTARQLAVRLAQNQLEIEETLQLRYNIFNVELQEGLPESHATQKDRDRFDLYCDHLIVVDRARENQIVGTYRLLRRSVAAAHEGFYSQTEFDISGIYDLDGEVAEIGRSCVHPEYRDGSVITHLWMGLAAYMREFNVRYLCGCGSVHSQDPADANRIYAFLREKGALSGDVGFFAKPLPAYQIAGFDPEHRIEDLKAISKQIPPLIKGYIRAGSFINGYPAYDHVFGTTDFFVIFDRTEIDNRYGRHYMNNDSIRIS from the coding sequence ATGTCCGGTATGACAATGAAAACGGCGCGACAACTGGCGGTCCGCCTGGCCCAAAACCAGCTGGAGATTGAAGAGACTCTGCAGCTGCGTTACAACATCTTTAACGTAGAGTTGCAGGAGGGCCTGCCCGAATCGCACGCAACCCAAAAGGACCGGGATCGCTTTGATCTCTATTGCGATCACCTGATCGTTGTCGATCGGGCGCGCGAGAATCAAATTGTTGGAACCTACCGTCTGCTCAGGCGCTCGGTTGCGGCGGCGCACGAGGGCTTCTATAGCCAGACCGAATTTGATATTTCCGGAATTTACGACCTGGATGGCGAGGTTGCGGAGATCGGCCGCAGCTGTGTGCACCCGGAGTATCGCGATGGCTCGGTCATCACCCACCTCTGGATGGGACTGGCCGCCTATATGCGCGAATTTAACGTTCGCTATCTTTGTGGATGCGGCTCGGTGCACAGCCAGGATCCAGCCGATGCCAATCGAATTTACGCCTTCCTGCGCGAGAAAGGCGCCCTTTCCGGAGATGTCGGTTTCTTTGCAAAGCCGCTTCCGGCATACCAGATCGCCGGCTTTGATCCAGAGCATCGCATTGAAGATCTCAAAGCAATCTCCAAGCAGATTCCGCCGCTGATTAAAGGATACATCCGCGCTGGTTCCTTTATCAATGGATACCCAGCCTATGATCATGTCTTTGGCACCACGGATTTCTTTGTGATCTTCGACCGGACTGAAATCGATAATCGCTACGGACGCCACTACATGAACAACGATTCGATTCGCATCAGCTGA
- a CDS encoding glucose-6-phosphate isomerase: MKHTILEEIKLDFQYADPKRAAALGADAAAARGVLESRKGPGSDYLGWLDLPGNIQSDLTAIQQAAEEARKSEALVCVGIGGSYLGARAVIEALRGPLRGGFPVYFAGHQLDARYHQDLLKLLEGKRYAVNVISKSGTTTEPGVAFRLLWRDLSARYDGATLRKLVFATTDAKKGSLRKLADQAGLQTFVIPDDVGGRFSVLTPVGLLPIAAAGLDIAALVGGAAEMARALRDESNAGYDANPALQYACYRNSEYRRGRKIEIMASYQSGLSMFHEWWKQLFGESEGKQGRGIFPASVSLSTDLHSMGQWMQDGERSIFETVLDIIDEPGPTLFSQDNDDDGLNYLAGRSLHQVNRTALEATLQAHHSGDVACLTLRIARLDERILGALLYLFEYSCGISAYMLGVNPFDQPGVEAYKKNMFRLLGKPGA; this comes from the coding sequence GTGAAGCATACGATTCTGGAAGAAATCAAACTCGACTTTCAATACGCGGATCCAAAGCGGGCCGCGGCGCTAGGCGCTGATGCTGCAGCCGCTCGGGGCGTGCTGGAATCGCGCAAAGGACCCGGGTCGGACTATCTGGGTTGGCTCGATTTACCGGGGAACATTCAAAGCGATCTGACTGCTATTCAGCAAGCCGCTGAAGAAGCCCGCAAGTCCGAGGCCCTGGTTTGCGTTGGCATTGGCGGCAGCTACCTGGGCGCCCGTGCGGTGATCGAGGCGTTGCGCGGTCCGCTGCGCGGCGGATTTCCGGTTTATTTTGCCGGGCATCAGCTGGACGCGCGCTACCATCAGGATCTGCTCAAGCTGCTGGAGGGGAAGCGTTACGCCGTAAATGTGATCTCCAAGAGCGGAACGACTACGGAACCGGGCGTCGCCTTTCGCTTGCTGTGGCGCGATCTGAGTGCGCGCTATGATGGCGCAACCTTGCGCAAGCTGGTCTTTGCCACCACCGATGCAAAAAAAGGCAGCCTGCGCAAGTTGGCCGACCAGGCCGGTTTGCAGACCTTCGTAATTCCCGATGACGTCGGCGGTCGCTTCAGCGTGCTCACACCCGTTGGCCTGCTGCCGATAGCCGCTGCAGGGCTGGACATCGCCGCACTGGTTGGCGGCGCCGCAGAAATGGCGCGCGCCCTGCGCGACGAATCCAATGCCGGCTACGATGCCAACCCAGCGCTACAGTATGCCTGCTACCGCAACAGCGAATACCGCCGCGGTCGAAAGATTGAGATCATGGCCAGCTACCAGAGCGGCCTTTCCATGTTCCATGAATGGTGGAAGCAGCTCTTCGGCGAATCGGAGGGCAAGCAGGGACGCGGCATTTTCCCGGCCTCTGTCTCGTTGAGTACAGACTTGCATAGCATGGGACAGTGGATGCAGGATGGAGAGCGAAGTATCTTTGAAACGGTTCTCGATATCATCGACGAACCCGGGCCAACGCTCTTTTCCCAGGACAATGACGATGACGGCTTGAACTATCTGGCCGGTCGTTCGCTGCATCAGGTCAATCGTACTGCTCTGGAAGCGACGCTACAAGCGCACCATTCAGGGGACGTCGCCTGCTTGACGCTGCGCATTGCGCGATTGGATGAGCGTATTCTCGGCGCGTTGCTTTATCTCTTCGAGTATTCCTGCGGTATTTCGGCCTACATGCTGGGCGTAAATCCCTTCGATCAGCCGGGAGTCGAAGCCTACAAAAAGAACATGTTTCGATTGCTGGGCAAGCCAGGCGCCTGA
- a CDS encoding substrate-binding domain-containing protein, translating into MQEQRRSAAGGGSGYRPKARWLLPPLIFLLLAGLPQCKEAARPYAGGFCSVGSEELNDAMDAWRDDFRRIQGAIDGPQNPQHEGRGNGVAPGALLDGVCEMAAMSRPLSDSEIDSFVRREGSAPVSLPVAIEALAIIVPAKSPLHAVSRQQLQQLYGEGPHILSQVFPELSANAEWAERDLSLHGLNTASDRYRWFKEALQLQNISDRVREESGPLTLADAVARSRHGFGYARPAELGDGLRMLALTTDNGAIMPDTASIQSGRYPLRRYFYIVLPPSAARAPSAATQQFLRYVLGAGQERLAPLGLYALAGSELAQAQQRLNDYLRATTHAIGAGSTPTALPASP; encoded by the coding sequence ATGCAGGAACAGAGACGCAGCGCCGCAGGCGGCGGTAGCGGATACAGGCCGAAAGCCCGCTGGCTGCTCCCGCCCCTGATATTTCTTCTGCTGGCCGGCCTGCCGCAGTGCAAAGAGGCCGCAAGGCCCTACGCGGGCGGTTTTTGCAGCGTCGGCAGCGAGGAACTCAACGATGCGATGGATGCCTGGCGTGATGACTTTCGCCGAATACAGGGCGCGATCGACGGACCGCAGAACCCGCAGCATGAGGGGCGCGGCAATGGCGTCGCCCCTGGCGCGTTGCTGGATGGCGTTTGTGAGATGGCGGCGATGAGCCGCCCGCTGAGCGACAGTGAAATCGATTCCTTTGTACGCCGGGAGGGAAGCGCTCCAGTTTCCCTGCCCGTTGCCATTGAGGCTCTGGCCATCATTGTTCCCGCAAAATCGCCGTTGCACGCCGTCTCACGCCAACAATTGCAACAACTCTATGGCGAGGGGCCGCACATTCTCTCCCAGGTCTTTCCTGAACTCAGCGCCAATGCCGAATGGGCCGAACGCGATCTTTCCCTGCACGGCTTGAATACGGCCTCCGATCGCTACCGCTGGTTCAAGGAAGCTTTGCAATTGCAAAACATATCGGATCGTGTCCGCGAAGAGTCCGGTCCGCTCACGCTGGCTGACGCCGTTGCGCGCTCCAGGCATGGTTTTGGCTACGCGCGGCCGGCGGAGCTTGGCGACGGGTTGCGGATGCTCGCGCTCACTACCGACAACGGCGCCATCATGCCGGATACGGCAAGCATCCAATCTGGACGCTATCCGCTACGGCGCTATTTTTACATTGTGCTTCCGCCGTCCGCTGCTCGCGCCCCATCGGCTGCAACGCAGCAGTTCTTGCGCTATGTCCTGGGAGCAGGACAGGAGCGCCTGGCGCCGCTGGGCCTCTATGCCCTGGCCGGTTCGGAACTTGCGCAGGCCCAGCAGCGATTGAATGACTACTTGCGCGCCACGACGCACGCAATCGGCGCCGGTTCTACACCGACCGCTCTGCCCGCCTCGCCTTGA
- a CDS encoding response regulator produces MSTAEPRSPARPDARTLNGYRILVVDDEIDICNIIRYNLEEEGFLVTVSENGIDAWNRLERSLPDAIILDLMLPGINGLDFCKKVKARYDVPIIMLTARSGETDAVLGLEIGADDYVRKPFSPRELIARLRAVLRRRQAVAESRSGALEIGTIQMDTAAHRVMVRGELADLTLIEYKLLKLFMENPEIAFTRDRLLDRVWGRDVYVSDRTVDVNIKRLREKLGDEKERLETVRGVGYRFRSAN; encoded by the coding sequence ATGTCAACGGCCGAACCGCGCAGCCCCGCTCGTCCCGATGCTCGCACCCTCAATGGCTATCGTATTCTCGTGGTCGATGACGAGATCGATATCTGCAATATCATTCGCTACAACCTGGAAGAAGAAGGCTTTCTGGTTACGGTCTCTGAAAACGGGATTGATGCCTGGAATCGCCTGGAGCGCAGCCTGCCCGACGCCATCATCCTGGACCTGATGCTGCCAGGCATCAACGGTCTGGACTTTTGCAAGAAAGTGAAGGCGCGCTACGATGTCCCGATTATCATGCTCACCGCCCGCAGCGGCGAAACCGACGCTGTACTCGGTCTGGAAATTGGCGCCGACGACTATGTGCGCAAACCCTTTAGCCCGCGCGAGTTGATTGCTCGATTGCGCGCCGTTCTGCGGCGGCGGCAAGCGGTTGCCGAATCCCGGAGCGGCGCTCTGGAAATCGGGACAATCCAGATGGATACTGCCGCCCATCGCGTCATGGTGCGCGGGGAGCTGGCGGATTTGACGCTGATCGAATACAAGCTGTTGAAGCTCTTCATGGAAAACCCCGAGATTGCCTTCACCCGGGACCGGCTGCTCGATCGGGTCTGGGGCCGCGACGTCTACGTCTCCGACCGAACCGTCGACGTGAACATCAAGCGCTTGCGCGAAAAACTGGGCGATGAGAAGGAACGCCTGGAGACCGTGCGCGGCGTCGGCTATCGCTTCCGCAGCGCGAACTGA
- a CDS encoding metalloregulator ArsR/SmtB family transcription factor: MAVVSRNRAERLQRNAAQAAELLKSMAHEGRLLALCQLIGTERSVGQLEESTGLSQSALSQHLARLRAQGLVAARRKGQSVFYALADERATRVIQALYAIYCQ; the protein is encoded by the coding sequence ATGGCTGTCGTTTCCAGAAACCGCGCCGAGCGATTGCAGCGCAACGCCGCTCAGGCGGCGGAGCTTTTGAAGTCGATGGCGCACGAGGGGCGCTTGCTGGCCCTCTGCCAGTTGATCGGCACGGAACGCAGCGTGGGTCAACTGGAGGAATCGACGGGGCTGTCACAGTCTGCGCTTTCGCAACATCTTGCCCGCTTGCGCGCCCAGGGCCTGGTGGCGGCTCGCCGCAAGGGACAGTCGGTTTTTTACGCTCTGGCCGACGAGCGCGCTACCCGCGTCATCCAGGCGCTGTACGCCATCTACTGCCAATGA
- a CDS encoding sensor histidine kinase: MRNLFLRIFLFHLLVIGIFVLGLALGLDLTAAISQSRGAFALVLSAAILLALVLSVAAARNVVSPLESLYRRIKSFPAPASSLLLRSSVHELDTVARELDSLLYRLSAELAGHKIEKELLASLLDTLRDGALCLNREGVIIFRNRALHPDLAAEDSTGKSYIEAIRNSALLELVHEMVRQRNEQGQTQAMQLELSLRQRSFHVEGYPVRVEPEADLLLILVQDRTQESNARRLREDFLQNASHELKTPITSIRGYAETLAAREERETQRGFLVGILRNVVRMEAIIEDMVTISSLESRSFPFEPQRLAAAEYTQHIATLVQGALEQKKQRLRLEGEAGLELEADPLLMEHLLVNLISNASRYGPENSEIIVRYKLNANGDCAIFEVEDSGPGVPPELREKIFERFFRVDRDRSRVQGGTGLGLSIVRQISRLHSGNVAALAAAGGGALFRATLPLQQRNAKGPSVTAIRAPF; encoded by the coding sequence ATGCGCAATCTATTTCTTCGCATCTTCCTTTTTCATCTGCTGGTGATTGGCATCTTTGTGCTGGGATTGGCCCTGGGGCTGGACCTGACCGCCGCCATCAGTCAATCGCGCGGCGCCTTTGCCCTGGTTCTGTCGGCCGCCATCCTGCTGGCGCTGGTGCTGTCCGTGGCCGCTGCGCGCAATGTGGTGTCCCCGCTGGAGTCGCTTTACCGACGCATCAAGAGTTTCCCTGCGCCGGCATCCAGTCTTTTGCTGCGCAGCTCGGTACACGAACTGGACACAGTGGCCCGGGAGCTGGACAGTTTGCTCTACCGCCTTTCTGCGGAGCTGGCCGGACACAAAATCGAAAAGGAATTGCTGGCTTCGTTGCTCGATACGCTACGCGACGGCGCGCTCTGCCTGAATCGAGAGGGAGTCATCATTTTTCGCAACCGCGCGCTTCATCCCGATCTGGCGGCAGAAGATTCAACTGGCAAAAGCTATATCGAAGCGATTCGAAATAGCGCGCTTCTGGAGCTGGTGCACGAAATGGTCCGCCAGCGCAACGAGCAAGGGCAGACGCAGGCCATGCAACTGGAGCTGAGCTTGCGCCAACGTTCCTTTCACGTCGAGGGCTATCCAGTACGCGTGGAGCCAGAGGCCGACCTGCTTTTGATACTGGTGCAGGATCGCACTCAGGAGTCCAATGCCCGACGGCTGCGCGAGGACTTCTTACAAAACGCCAGTCATGAATTGAAAACGCCAATTACCAGCATCCGCGGCTACGCCGAGACGCTGGCAGCCCGTGAGGAGCGCGAGACGCAGCGCGGATTTCTGGTGGGCATACTGCGCAACGTCGTGCGCATGGAAGCGATCATCGAAGACATGGTGACAATCTCTTCGCTTGAATCGCGCAGTTTCCCCTTTGAACCGCAGCGCCTGGCGGCGGCGGAATACACACAACATATCGCCACCCTGGTTCAGGGCGCATTAGAACAAAAAAAGCAGCGCCTGCGCCTTGAGGGCGAAGCCGGCCTGGAGCTGGAAGCCGATCCTTTGTTGATGGAGCACCTGCTGGTCAATCTAATCTCCAATGCCTCGCGCTACGGACCGGAAAACAGTGAAATCATCGTACGCTACAAGCTGAATGCCAATGGCGATTGCGCCATCTTTGAGGTCGAGGACAGCGGCCCCGGCGTGCCCCCGGAATTGCGCGAGAAGATCTTTGAACGCTTCTTTCGCGTCGATCGCGACCGTTCCCGGGTGCAGGGCGGCACCGGCCTGGGATTGAGCATTGTCAGACAGATCAGCCGCCTGCATTCAGGCAACGTTGCCGCCCTTGCCGCAGCGGGCGGCGGCGCTTTGTTCCGGGCGACCCTGCCGCTTCAGCAGCGTAACGCCAAAGGTCCCTCGGTTACAGCGATCCGTGCGCCATTTTGA
- a CDS encoding flagellar biosynthesis protein FlhA, protein MLETLRRYLQSSDITLGMGVIFILTLIIVPLPGSMLDGLIAISLLSGILILLVALSSTSPAQFTVFPTLLLVTTVYRLAVNVSTTRMILSQGAGADSKLITVFGTFVVGGGGDTGGLVVGIIIFLVLTLVQVMVITKGATRVSEVAARFALDSLPGKQLAIDSDLAAGYINEQEARRRRELLQKESNFYGAMDGASKFVQGDVRLGLVIIAINIIGGLIVGMSIRGEDFAGALITYTRFTIGDGLAATIPSLLISTASGIIVSRSVDEEALPASIRKQLLSNPRLLYTVGGLMIVASLIPGFPFFALAGIGALIIYMGVRIERSLRTVAQEEKARESEKGEERKPESYLQHLRTEPLEVEIGYNLIPLVDPKAGGTLLDQISRLRKRFAMETGLIVPPVRIRDNMHLEPGEYAIKLQGSVIASSKLEPDRLLAIDTGRVSQALDGVTVFREPTYGLNAAWVTPDRKGEAESGGYDVVDPATVIATHLSNVIQSNSSEIMGRQEVRSIIDSVREDNAVVVDEALNEKKIPLGVIQTVLQNLLKENVSIRNMVRILEAVSNHAERTQMDPYLLTETVRQTLRRQIVAEYLDAEKKLRCITIDPQIDRRLREGIHRDPEEGFVMALRPDFQVALREALIEQFRAAQSEGRHPVFLSSRAIRAGIFYILERLLPSRNFTVLAHEEVPGDVQVEVVGQVAIRARQEEEQPAP, encoded by the coding sequence ATGCTGGAAACGCTTCGAAGATATCTACAGAGCAGCGATATCACGCTGGGAATGGGCGTCATTTTTATTCTGACGCTGATCATCGTGCCGCTTCCGGGCTCTATGCTCGATGGCCTGATTGCGATATCACTGTTGAGCGGAATTTTGATACTGCTGGTGGCCCTTTCTTCGACCAGCCCGGCACAATTTACGGTCTTCCCGACTTTGTTGCTCGTAACCACGGTCTACCGCCTGGCAGTGAACGTTTCGACTACCAGGATGATATTGTCGCAGGGCGCCGGCGCTGATTCCAAGCTGATCACTGTCTTTGGCACCTTTGTGGTCGGCGGCGGCGGCGATACCGGCGGCCTGGTAGTGGGAATCATCATCTTCCTGGTTCTCACCCTGGTTCAGGTCATGGTCATTACCAAGGGCGCCACGCGCGTTTCAGAAGTGGCCGCTCGCTTCGCTTTGGATTCTTTGCCTGGCAAGCAGCTGGCCATCGACTCTGATCTGGCTGCCGGATATATCAACGAGCAGGAGGCGCGACGCCGTCGTGAATTGTTGCAGAAAGAAAGCAATTTCTATGGGGCCATGGATGGCGCCAGCAAATTCGTGCAGGGCGATGTGCGCCTGGGATTGGTGATCATCGCCATCAATATCATTGGCGGATTGATTGTCGGTATGAGCATCCGCGGCGAAGATTTTGCCGGCGCGCTGATTACGTACACGCGCTTCACGATTGGCGACGGTCTGGCGGCGACGATTCCATCGCTGTTGATCTCAACGGCCAGCGGTATTATCGTTTCGCGTTCGGTGGATGAGGAGGCATTGCCGGCCAGTATCCGCAAACAATTGCTGTCCAACCCCCGCTTGCTCTATACCGTCGGCGGATTGATGATCGTTGCCAGTTTGATACCTGGCTTTCCTTTCTTTGCGCTTGCCGGCATCGGCGCTCTGATCATCTACATGGGCGTCCGCATTGAGCGAAGCCTGCGCACGGTGGCGCAGGAAGAAAAGGCGCGCGAGTCGGAAAAGGGCGAAGAACGCAAGCCAGAATCATACCTGCAGCACCTGCGCACCGAACCGCTGGAAGTTGAAATTGGCTATAATTTGATTCCGCTCGTCGATCCTAAGGCCGGCGGTACGCTGCTGGATCAGATTTCCCGATTGCGCAAGCGTTTTGCCATGGAAACCGGCTTGATCGTGCCGCCGGTGCGCATTCGCGATAACATGCATCTGGAGCCTGGAGAATACGCGATCAAGCTACAGGGTAGCGTTATAGCCTCATCCAAATTGGAGCCGGACCGTCTGCTGGCCATTGATACCGGGCGCGTCAGCCAGGCGCTTGATGGCGTGACAGTATTCCGCGAGCCTACCTACGGTCTGAATGCCGCCTGGGTGACGCCGGACCGCAAGGGCGAAGCGGAGAGCGGCGGCTACGATGTTGTTGATCCGGCGACAGTAATCGCTACCCATCTTTCTAATGTAATCCAGAGCAACAGTTCCGAAATCATGGGTCGCCAGGAAGTGCGCAGCATCATCGACAGCGTTCGCGAAGACAACGCCGTGGTGGTGGATGAAGCGCTCAATGAGAAGAAGATCCCGCTGGGCGTCATCCAGACCGTGCTGCAGAATCTGCTCAAGGAGAACGTCAGTATTCGTAACATGGTGCGCATCCTGGAAGCGGTTTCCAATCACGCGGAACGCACGCAGATGGATCCCTATCTGCTAACGGAGACCGTGCGTCAGACCTTGCGCCGGCAAATCGTGGCCGAATACCTGGATGCTGAGAAGAAGTTGCGTTGTATTACCATCGATCCGCAGATTGATCGCCGCCTGCGCGAGGGCATTCACCGCGATCCAGAAGAGGGATTTGTGATGGCGTTGCGTCCAGATTTCCAGGTGGCGTTACGCGAGGCGCTCATTGAGCAATTCCGTGCGGCGCAAAGCGAGGGGCGTCATCCGGTTTTCCTCAGCAGTCGCGCCATCCGCGCCGGAATCTTTTACATACTGGAGCGTCTTCTGCCATCGCGCAATTTTACGGTGCTGGCTCACGAAGAAGTGCCTGGCGACGTTCAGGTCGAGGTCGTCGGGCAGGTCGCTATTCGTGCACGTCAGGAAGAAGAGCAGCCGGCGCCCTGA
- a CDS encoding EscU/YscU/HrcU family type III secretion system export apparatus switch protein: protein MSAADSNLKLRWLYRRQCSSGSLASARLSAVFELKPQALPRFELQRFAAEDEGRTELPSERRKREEREKGNVARSQDLVSSSVLLGTVAALFVSGAWITGQSLHVFRSFLDQDYAALSTLNVEELRRLGLQIFWRTALIVAPVMAAAFVMGIAANIAQFGFLFTAQPLAFNPERIIPDFKRVLPVRRTLYNLLKILVQVVLIAVAGYIIVMDDFLPLLKSGDMGVTRALTLFAWTAFKLLIVTALILFGVAIPDYFYQRFEYMENLRVTVSEAKRERKEDEGDPMIRQRQRERAYQLRRQRDMLKEVPAADVVITNPTHFAVALQFDPSKHSAPTVVAKGADNLAFIIRTIARENGVPIEENPRLARVLYEDVEIGREIPETLFRVVSAIFARLQRFRRGAAV from the coding sequence ATGAGCGCTGCTGACAGCAACTTGAAGCTGCGCTGGCTGTATCGCCGCCAATGCAGCAGCGGGTCTCTGGCCTCGGCGCGCCTGAGCGCGGTCTTTGAGCTGAAGCCGCAGGCGCTGCCGCGCTTTGAGCTGCAGCGATTTGCTGCAGAAGACGAGGGCCGGACCGAGCTTCCCAGCGAACGGCGCAAGCGCGAAGAGCGTGAAAAGGGCAATGTCGCTCGCAGTCAGGATCTGGTATCTTCCTCCGTTCTGCTGGGAACGGTGGCGGCGCTATTTGTCTCCGGCGCCTGGATCACTGGGCAATCCTTGCACGTCTTTCGTTCTTTTCTGGATCAAGATTACGCGGCGCTCAGTACGCTCAACGTGGAGGAACTGCGCCGTCTCGGATTGCAGATCTTCTGGCGCACGGCGCTGATTGTAGCGCCGGTCATGGCTGCCGCTTTTGTGATGGGCATTGCGGCAAATATCGCTCAGTTTGGCTTCCTGTTTACAGCACAGCCGCTGGCCTTCAATCCTGAACGGATCATTCCGGACTTCAAGCGCGTCTTGCCGGTGCGCCGAACGCTTTACAACCTTCTAAAGATTCTGGTGCAGGTCGTCCTGATTGCAGTAGCCGGATATATCATCGTAATGGATGACTTTCTGCCCCTGTTGAAGTCCGGCGATATGGGCGTGACCAGAGCGCTGACCTTATTTGCCTGGACGGCATTCAAGCTCTTAATAGTAACTGCGCTGATCCTATTTGGCGTGGCGATACCGGACTACTTTTACCAGCGCTTCGAGTACATGGAAAACTTGCGCGTGACCGTGAGCGAAGCCAAGCGCGAGCGCAAGGAAGACGAGGGCGACCCAATGATTCGCCAGCGTCAACGGGAACGGGCCTATCAATTGCGACGCCAGCGGGATATGCTGAAGGAAGTGCCGGCTGCCGACGTTGTCATCACTAACCCGACGCACTTTGCAGTAGCGCTGCAATTTGATCCATCCAAGCACTCGGCGCCAACGGTCGTGGCCAAGGGGGCTGACAATCTGGCCTTCATCATTCGCACGATCGCTCGCGAAAACGGAGTGCCGATCGAGGAAAATCCGCGATTGGCCCGGGTGCTCTATGAAGACGTGGAGATCGGCCGGGAAATACCGGAAACGCTCTTCCGGGTGGTAAGCGCAATTTTTGCGCGACTGCAGCGCTTCCGGCGCGGAGCGGCAGTCTAA